Proteins from a single region of Coregonus clupeaformis isolate EN_2021a chromosome 19, ASM2061545v1, whole genome shotgun sequence:
- the LOC121531824 gene encoding zinc finger protein ZFPM1 isoform X2, with translation MSRRKQSKPRQIKRSIGDLEGGEDNTPDDISLSGDEGGASDSAECDSSSTPPYTPLYNEEPRTHDSLCAPDDDVEEKGPTHTEEEEEMEEEEDCLHWRGPDDLELSDDTAYPKVLACRDLTTDTLWGPYAGIVQTKDAGDDQESEISRLTLVCEDADCWLSRVLLTSDATDTNCTIYSQGEELYCKVTQDISTGDGLLATLSTPSMEQLSPSQTQGVAVKEEPTGVYPASLHSEIQLLPQQAGMAAILATAVVNKDIFPCKDCGIWYRSERNLQAHLMYYCASRQKQQSSCSPPQDKPKDSYPNERVCPFPQCNKSCPSASSLEIHMRTHSGERPFVCLICLSAFTTKANCERHLKVHTDTQNGVCHGCGFVSTTRDILYSHLVTSHMVCQPGSRSEVYSPGPGLPKLPLSTGLSPGDSGVVLKCQICGHITDSPGQLQQHVRTHLEVRVPAERSPSPRQSTPSSADHPEPPACVPHPDSSSPGANGSSATPRGCSPPDHLPTDMRIKEEPRSDSENEGQEETDREGKSRGHTGAGSSQTTSPRSPSALSVKAEPTSPTPGSSPAHLGGPGSVLPGGAVFLPQYMFSPEAAILPQASEILAKMSEMVHSRLKQGQVSPGAAPAFYPAGTTITVHKGATCLECDITFNNINNFYVHKKLYCSSRHQQGDVAGQVKEGASGVTVPSVGHSSSPQAATGSRAASASPSDSDPVPGSTGTEGKLVEVKSENPGLKEAVSSSSSEGEGGGGGGRASEGSQSPSGSAEDQEEDPTRTFCQACNIHFSRHENYTVHKRFYCASRHDPSNQRSSAGKATFLPQPIRTRKRKKMYEIHMARTEALANAAAIAFPSAPGLGLAVKQEDAASSGRVLEATVPALALGLCLATSRSTSPDGDGPIDLSKRPRLRDTPRGSSIPALPLTDYHKCTACSISFNSIENYLAHKTYYCPATTLQPHTLKTLHRLKRPSSTSPKSRALERPDLHPEAKGLPTEKAPQRASPSPHPSALPGSEATSPHSGPAAKCPGSPPVVCPYCPPNRAVTCDLVEHFRSMHGLVLNLEGQPAVISPSLSPKDGTPATPPKLGLQTRRDSINSRVRRDTVSPSSPLVNISPLGPHASGGSSPKAAPPAVSPTRSLPLTVSPVPEVLREVGVMNHQAAVALLPDRAALTLGLPLPVAVPAPTTPKTPLVSPVQNCNTRFCRLCNIKFSSLSTFIAHKKYYCSSHSAEHVK, from the exons ATGACCTGGAGCTGAGTGATGATACTGCTTACCCCAAGGTCCTGGCCTGCAGGGACCTAACCACCGACACACTATGGGGGCCATACGCTGGAATCGTCCAAACAAAAGATGCTGGAGATGACCAGGAGTCAGAG ATCTCCAGGTTGACACTGGTGTGTGAGGACGCAGACTGCTGGCTCAGTAGAGTCCTGTTAACCTCCGATGCCACAGATACCAACTGTACCATCTACAGCCAAG GTGAGGAGCTGTATTGTAAGGTGACCCAGGACATCTCCACAGGGGACGGTCTGCTGGCTACGCTGTCTACACCTTCTATGGAGCAGCTGTCCCCCTCTCAGACCCAGGGTGTAGCGGTGAAGGAGGAGCCTACAGGTGTCTACCCAGCATCCCTCCACTCTGAGATACAGCTACTCCCCCAGCAGGCTGGGATGGCAGCCATCTTGGCCACGGCAGTTGTCAACA AGGACATCTTTCCGTGTAAGGACTGTGGGATCTGGTACCGCAGTGAGAGGAACCTCCAGGCCCACCTCATGTACTATTGTGCCAGCCGGCAGAAGCAGCAGTCCTCCTGCTCCCCCCCACAGGACAAGCCCAAGGACTCCTACCCCAATGAGCGTGTCTGCCCCTTCCCACAATGCAACAAGAGCTGCCCCAGCGCCAGCTCCCTGGAGATCCACATGCGGACACACAGTG GTGAGCGTCCCTTTGTGTGTCTGATCTGCCTGTCGGCCTTCACCACTAAAGCCAACTGTGAGCGTCACCTGAAGGTGCACACGGACACGCAAAACGGAGTGTGTCATGGCTGTGGCTTCGTCTCCACCACGAGGGACATCCTCTATAGCCACCTGGTTACCAGTCACATGGTTTGTCAGCCCGGCTCACGCAGTGAAGTGTACTCCCCAGGCCCTGGCCTGCCCAAACTGCCTCTGTCCACAG GTCTAAGTCCAGGAGACTCTGGTGTTGTGTTGAAATGTCAGATATGTGGCCACATCACAGACTCACCCGGCCAGCTCCAGCAGCATGTCCGCACACACCTGGAGGTGAGGGTCCCGGCAGAGAGGAGCCCCTCACCCCGCCAGAGCACCCCCTCCTCAGCTGACCACCCTGAGCCCCCCGCCTGCGTACCCCACCCTGACTCCTCCAGCCCTGGGGCCAATGGGAGCTCAGCCACCCCGCGAGGCTGCAGCCCACCTGACCACCTGCCCACAGACATGAGGATCAAAGAGGAGCCACGCTCAGACTCTGAGAATGAGGGGCAGGAGGAGACGGACCGGGAGGGGAAGAGCCGTGGACACACAGGGGCAGGGTCTTCTCAGACCACCTCCCCCAGGAGTCCCTCTGCTTTGTCCGTGAAGGCAGAGCCAACCAGCCCCACCCCTGGCTCCAGCCCTGCCCACCTGGGAGGACCTGGCTCAGTGCTGCCTGGAGGAGCTGTGTTCCTGCCACAGTACATGTTTAGCCCAGAGGCAGCCATCCTGCCCCAGGCCTCAGAGATCCTGGCCAAGATGTCTGAGATGGTCCACAGCCGGTTGAAGCAGGGCCAGGTGTCCCCTGGGGCAGCGCCAGCCTTCTATCCCGCAGGCACTACCATCACTGTCCACAAGGGGGCCACCTGCTTAGAGTGTGACATCACcttcaacaacatcaacaacttcTACGTTCACAAGAAGCTCTACTGTTCCAGCAGGCACCAGCAGGGAGACGTGGCTGGCCAAGTGAAGGAGGGGGCCTCGGGGGTCACCGTCCCATCTGTCGGACACAGTTCATCCCCTCAGGCTGCCACAGGTAGTCGGGCTGCTTCAGCCTCCCCGAGTGACTCAGACCCTGTTCCAGGCAGCACCGGCACAGAGGGCAAGCTGGTGGAGGTGAAAAGTGAGAACCCTGGGTTGAAAGAGGCTGtgtcatcctcttcctctgagggggagggtggtggaggaggaggccggGCCAGCGAGGGCAGCCAGAGCCCCAGCGGCTCAGCAGAGGACCAGGAAGAAGACCCCACCAGGACCTTCTGTCAGGCCTGCAACATTCACTTCAGTCGCCATGAGAACTACACGGTCCACAAGCGCTTCTACTGTGCCTCGCGCCACGATCCGTCCAACCAGAGGTCAAGCGCTGGCAAAGCCACCTTCCTGCCTCAGCCCATCCGCACGCGCAAGAGGAAGAAGATGTATGAGATCCACATGGCTCGGACTGAGGCCCTGGCCAACGCTGCTGCTATTGCCTTTCCCTCTGCTCCAGGCCTGGGCCTGGCTGTGAAGCAGGAGGATGCTGCCTCATCGGGGAGGGTCCTGGAGGCCACTGTCCCAGCCCTGGCCCTGGGCCTGTGTCTAGCCACTTCCCGTAGCACCAGCCCTGATGGAGACGGCCCGATCGACCTGAGTAAGAGGCCCCGTCTGAGGGACACCCCACGGGGCAGCAGCATCCCTGCTCTGCCCCTCACTGACTACCACAAGTGCACCGCCTGCAGCATCAGCTTCAACAGCATTGAAAACTACCTGGCCCACAAGACCTACTACTGCCCAGCCACCACCCTGCAGCCCCACACCCTGAAGACGCTCCACAGGCTGAAGAGACCATCCTCCACTTCCCCCAAGAGCAGGGCCCTAGAGCGGCCAGACCTTCACCCAGAGGCCAAAGGGCTCCCCACAGAGAAGGCTCCTCAGAGGGCCTCGCCCAGCCCTCACCCCTCAGCCTTACCTGGATCTGAGGCTACATCCCCTCACAGCGGCCCTGCAGCCAAATGCCCAGGCTCTCCCCCTGTGGTCTGCCCCTACTGCCCTCCCAATAGGGCGGTGACCTGTGACCTGGTGGAGCACTTCAGATCCATGCATGGCCTGGTCCTGAACCTGGAGGGCCAGCCAGCTGTTATCAGCCCCAGCCTGAGCCCCAAGGATGGGACCCCCGCCACCCCGCCCAAACTGGGCCTCCAGACCCGCAGGGACAGCATCAACAGTCGGGTCAGAAGGGacactgtctccccctcctctcccctggtgAACATTAGCCCCCTGGGTCCCCATGCCAGTGGTGGCAGCTCCCCCAAAGCAGCCCCTCCTGCTGTGTCTCCCACGAGGTCCCTCCCCCTGACTGTGTCCCCTGTGCCTGAGGTCCTGAGGGAGGTGGGGGTTATGAACCACCAGGCTGCTGTTGCTCTGCTTCCAGACAGGGCAGCCCTCACCCTGGGTCTCCCACTCCCTGTCGCTGTCCCGGCCCCTACCACACCCAAGACCCCCCTGGTCTCCCCTGTGCAGAACTGTAACACCCGCTTCTGCCGGCTGTGCAATATCAAGTTCAGCAGCCTGTCCACGTTCATAGCCCACAAAAAGTACTACTGTTCCTCCCACAGCGCTGAGCACGTCAAGTGA
- the LOC121531824 gene encoding zinc finger protein ZFPM1 isoform X1, translating to MSRRKQSKPRQIKRSIGDLEGGEDNTPDDISLSGDEGGASDSAECDSSSTPPYTPLYNEEPRTHDSLCAPDDDVEEKGPTHTEEEEEMEEEEDCLHWRGPDDLELSDDTAYPKVLACRDLTTDTLWGPYAGIVQTKDAGDDQESEISRLTLVCEDADCWLSRVLLTSDATDTNCTIYSQGEELYCKVTQDISTGDGLLATLSTPSMEQLSPSQTQGVAVKEEPTGVYPASLHSEIQLLPQQAGMAAILATAVVNKDIFPCKDCGIWYRSERNLQAHLMYYCASRQKQQSSCSPPQDKPKDSYPNERVCPFPQCNKSCPSASSLEIHMRTHSAGERPFVCLICLSAFTTKANCERHLKVHTDTQNGVCHGCGFVSTTRDILYSHLVTSHMVCQPGSRSEVYSPGPGLPKLPLSTGLSPGDSGVVLKCQICGHITDSPGQLQQHVRTHLEVRVPAERSPSPRQSTPSSADHPEPPACVPHPDSSSPGANGSSATPRGCSPPDHLPTDMRIKEEPRSDSENEGQEETDREGKSRGHTGAGSSQTTSPRSPSALSVKAEPTSPTPGSSPAHLGGPGSVLPGGAVFLPQYMFSPEAAILPQASEILAKMSEMVHSRLKQGQVSPGAAPAFYPAGTTITVHKGATCLECDITFNNINNFYVHKKLYCSSRHQQGDVAGQVKEGASGVTVPSVGHSSSPQAATGSRAASASPSDSDPVPGSTGTEGKLVEVKSENPGLKEAVSSSSSEGEGGGGGGRASEGSQSPSGSAEDQEEDPTRTFCQACNIHFSRHENYTVHKRFYCASRHDPSNQRSSAGKATFLPQPIRTRKRKKMYEIHMARTEALANAAAIAFPSAPGLGLAVKQEDAASSGRVLEATVPALALGLCLATSRSTSPDGDGPIDLSKRPRLRDTPRGSSIPALPLTDYHKCTACSISFNSIENYLAHKTYYCPATTLQPHTLKTLHRLKRPSSTSPKSRALERPDLHPEAKGLPTEKAPQRASPSPHPSALPGSEATSPHSGPAAKCPGSPPVVCPYCPPNRAVTCDLVEHFRSMHGLVLNLEGQPAVISPSLSPKDGTPATPPKLGLQTRRDSINSRVRRDTVSPSSPLVNISPLGPHASGGSSPKAAPPAVSPTRSLPLTVSPVPEVLREVGVMNHQAAVALLPDRAALTLGLPLPVAVPAPTTPKTPLVSPVQNCNTRFCRLCNIKFSSLSTFIAHKKYYCSSHSAEHVK from the exons ATGACCTGGAGCTGAGTGATGATACTGCTTACCCCAAGGTCCTGGCCTGCAGGGACCTAACCACCGACACACTATGGGGGCCATACGCTGGAATCGTCCAAACAAAAGATGCTGGAGATGACCAGGAGTCAGAG ATCTCCAGGTTGACACTGGTGTGTGAGGACGCAGACTGCTGGCTCAGTAGAGTCCTGTTAACCTCCGATGCCACAGATACCAACTGTACCATCTACAGCCAAG GTGAGGAGCTGTATTGTAAGGTGACCCAGGACATCTCCACAGGGGACGGTCTGCTGGCTACGCTGTCTACACCTTCTATGGAGCAGCTGTCCCCCTCTCAGACCCAGGGTGTAGCGGTGAAGGAGGAGCCTACAGGTGTCTACCCAGCATCCCTCCACTCTGAGATACAGCTACTCCCCCAGCAGGCTGGGATGGCAGCCATCTTGGCCACGGCAGTTGTCAACA AGGACATCTTTCCGTGTAAGGACTGTGGGATCTGGTACCGCAGTGAGAGGAACCTCCAGGCCCACCTCATGTACTATTGTGCCAGCCGGCAGAAGCAGCAGTCCTCCTGCTCCCCCCCACAGGACAAGCCCAAGGACTCCTACCCCAATGAGCGTGTCTGCCCCTTCCCACAATGCAACAAGAGCTGCCCCAGCGCCAGCTCCCTGGAGATCCACATGCGGACACACAGTG CAGGTGAGCGTCCCTTTGTGTGTCTGATCTGCCTGTCGGCCTTCACCACTAAAGCCAACTGTGAGCGTCACCTGAAGGTGCACACGGACACGCAAAACGGAGTGTGTCATGGCTGTGGCTTCGTCTCCACCACGAGGGACATCCTCTATAGCCACCTGGTTACCAGTCACATGGTTTGTCAGCCCGGCTCACGCAGTGAAGTGTACTCCCCAGGCCCTGGCCTGCCCAAACTGCCTCTGTCCACAG GTCTAAGTCCAGGAGACTCTGGTGTTGTGTTGAAATGTCAGATATGTGGCCACATCACAGACTCACCCGGCCAGCTCCAGCAGCATGTCCGCACACACCTGGAGGTGAGGGTCCCGGCAGAGAGGAGCCCCTCACCCCGCCAGAGCACCCCCTCCTCAGCTGACCACCCTGAGCCCCCCGCCTGCGTACCCCACCCTGACTCCTCCAGCCCTGGGGCCAATGGGAGCTCAGCCACCCCGCGAGGCTGCAGCCCACCTGACCACCTGCCCACAGACATGAGGATCAAAGAGGAGCCACGCTCAGACTCTGAGAATGAGGGGCAGGAGGAGACGGACCGGGAGGGGAAGAGCCGTGGACACACAGGGGCAGGGTCTTCTCAGACCACCTCCCCCAGGAGTCCCTCTGCTTTGTCCGTGAAGGCAGAGCCAACCAGCCCCACCCCTGGCTCCAGCCCTGCCCACCTGGGAGGACCTGGCTCAGTGCTGCCTGGAGGAGCTGTGTTCCTGCCACAGTACATGTTTAGCCCAGAGGCAGCCATCCTGCCCCAGGCCTCAGAGATCCTGGCCAAGATGTCTGAGATGGTCCACAGCCGGTTGAAGCAGGGCCAGGTGTCCCCTGGGGCAGCGCCAGCCTTCTATCCCGCAGGCACTACCATCACTGTCCACAAGGGGGCCACCTGCTTAGAGTGTGACATCACcttcaacaacatcaacaacttcTACGTTCACAAGAAGCTCTACTGTTCCAGCAGGCACCAGCAGGGAGACGTGGCTGGCCAAGTGAAGGAGGGGGCCTCGGGGGTCACCGTCCCATCTGTCGGACACAGTTCATCCCCTCAGGCTGCCACAGGTAGTCGGGCTGCTTCAGCCTCCCCGAGTGACTCAGACCCTGTTCCAGGCAGCACCGGCACAGAGGGCAAGCTGGTGGAGGTGAAAAGTGAGAACCCTGGGTTGAAAGAGGCTGtgtcatcctcttcctctgagggggagggtggtggaggaggaggccggGCCAGCGAGGGCAGCCAGAGCCCCAGCGGCTCAGCAGAGGACCAGGAAGAAGACCCCACCAGGACCTTCTGTCAGGCCTGCAACATTCACTTCAGTCGCCATGAGAACTACACGGTCCACAAGCGCTTCTACTGTGCCTCGCGCCACGATCCGTCCAACCAGAGGTCAAGCGCTGGCAAAGCCACCTTCCTGCCTCAGCCCATCCGCACGCGCAAGAGGAAGAAGATGTATGAGATCCACATGGCTCGGACTGAGGCCCTGGCCAACGCTGCTGCTATTGCCTTTCCCTCTGCTCCAGGCCTGGGCCTGGCTGTGAAGCAGGAGGATGCTGCCTCATCGGGGAGGGTCCTGGAGGCCACTGTCCCAGCCCTGGCCCTGGGCCTGTGTCTAGCCACTTCCCGTAGCACCAGCCCTGATGGAGACGGCCCGATCGACCTGAGTAAGAGGCCCCGTCTGAGGGACACCCCACGGGGCAGCAGCATCCCTGCTCTGCCCCTCACTGACTACCACAAGTGCACCGCCTGCAGCATCAGCTTCAACAGCATTGAAAACTACCTGGCCCACAAGACCTACTACTGCCCAGCCACCACCCTGCAGCCCCACACCCTGAAGACGCTCCACAGGCTGAAGAGACCATCCTCCACTTCCCCCAAGAGCAGGGCCCTAGAGCGGCCAGACCTTCACCCAGAGGCCAAAGGGCTCCCCACAGAGAAGGCTCCTCAGAGGGCCTCGCCCAGCCCTCACCCCTCAGCCTTACCTGGATCTGAGGCTACATCCCCTCACAGCGGCCCTGCAGCCAAATGCCCAGGCTCTCCCCCTGTGGTCTGCCCCTACTGCCCTCCCAATAGGGCGGTGACCTGTGACCTGGTGGAGCACTTCAGATCCATGCATGGCCTGGTCCTGAACCTGGAGGGCCAGCCAGCTGTTATCAGCCCCAGCCTGAGCCCCAAGGATGGGACCCCCGCCACCCCGCCCAAACTGGGCCTCCAGACCCGCAGGGACAGCATCAACAGTCGGGTCAGAAGGGacactgtctccccctcctctcccctggtgAACATTAGCCCCCTGGGTCCCCATGCCAGTGGTGGCAGCTCCCCCAAAGCAGCCCCTCCTGCTGTGTCTCCCACGAGGTCCCTCCCCCTGACTGTGTCCCCTGTGCCTGAGGTCCTGAGGGAGGTGGGGGTTATGAACCACCAGGCTGCTGTTGCTCTGCTTCCAGACAGGGCAGCCCTCACCCTGGGTCTCCCACTCCCTGTCGCTGTCCCGGCCCCTACCACACCCAAGACCCCCCTGGTCTCCCCTGTGCAGAACTGTAACACCCGCTTCTGCCGGCTGTGCAATATCAAGTTCAGCAGCCTGTCCACGTTCATAGCCCACAAAAAGTACTACTGTTCCTCCCACAGCGCTGAGCACGTCAAGTGA